A single window of Pyrus communis chromosome 10, drPyrComm1.1, whole genome shotgun sequence DNA harbors:
- the LOC137747522 gene encoding pheophytinase, chloroplastic-like gives MEILSYSSAPCCDAVSLRAKLVEKSSNLHRSGFPDFRKKRVYGVRFDSRSRLLNCRSLDQSFLKQLNRQGGFRLPNTSENFKHVGPILSSGSSDGYVIGTAEDANVSETGESVTKVLIPGLPDEPKGEFGAPISSCFWEWKPKFNVHYEKAGCDNLGSPPVLFLPGFGVGSFHYEKQLKDLGRDFRVWAIDFLGQGRSLPFEDPAPRINEEGMSDRQDIAWGFGEKTEPWASELVYSIDLWQDQVRYFIEEVIGEPVYIAGNSLGGFVALYFAACNPHLVKGVTLLNATPFWGFLPNPIRSPRLAKIFPSAGSFPLPASVRKLTEILWQKISDPQSIAEVLKQVYADHSTNVDKVFSHILETSEHPAAAASLASIMLAPQGKLSFKEALSRCQMNNTPICLMYGKEDPWVKPIWGLQVKQQVPEAPYYEISPAGHCPHDEVPEVVNYLLRGWIKNLESRGLVALPLIDVPEGTQNNIARDLEFVRDGSKKSVNVRFFASNFSLWDMISSYIRSLFRKL, from the exons ATGGAAATACTCTCCTACAGTTCTGCACCATGCTGTGATGCTGTAAGTTTAAGGGCAAAATTAGTCGAGAAAAGCTCAAATTTACATCGATCCGGGTTCCCAGATTTTAGGAAAAAAAGAGTTTATGGTGTTCGATTTGATTCCAGAAGTAGGTTGTTGAACTGTCGTAGTTTAGATCAGTCTTTCTTGAAGCAGCTAAATCGCCAGGGAGGTTTTAGGTTACCCAACACCAGTGAAAACTTCAAGCATGTTGGTCCGATTTTATCTAGTGGAAGCTCAGATGGCTATGTAATTGGCACGGCTGAGGATGCAAATGTTTCAGAAACGGGGGAATCTGTTACTAAGGTTTTGATTCCTGGTCTACCTGATGAACCCAAAGGCGAATTTGGTGCCCCAATAAGTAGTTGCTTTTGGGAATGGAAGCCCAAATTCAATGTGCATTATGAGAAAGCCGGATGCGATAACTTGGGTTCCCCTCCAGTATTGTTTCTTCCTGGTTTTGGGGTTGGCTCTTTTCACTATGAGAAGCAACTGAAAGATTTGGGGCGTGATTTTAGAGTATGGGCAATTGATTTTCTTGGGCAGGGTAGGTCATTGCCATTTGAAGACCCTGCCCCTCGTATTAATGAAGAAGGTATGTCCGACAGGCAAGATATAGCATGGGGTTTTGGAGAAAAAACCGAACCATGGGCAAGCGAGCTTGTCTACTCTATTGATTTATGGCAGGATCAAGTTCGTTActtcatagaagag GTAATTGGTGAACCTGTCTATATTGCGGGGAACTCACTAGGAGGATTTGTTGCTTTGTATTTTGCCGCATGTAACCCTCATTTGGTGAAAGGTGTTACATTGCTGAATGCAACTCCTTTCTGGGGATTTCTACCTAATCCCATAAGATCTCCAAGACTAGCAAAAATATTCCCATCGGCAGGATCATTTCCGTTACCTGCCAGTGTGAGAAAGCTCACAGAAATACT TTGGCAAAAAATTAGTGATCCTCAGAGTATAGCGGAGGTACTCAAACAAGTTTATGCAGATCATTCAACAAACGTTGACAAAGTATTTTCCCATATACTTGAGACATCAGAGCATCCAGCCGCTGCTGCATCATTGGCCTCAATTATGCTTGCTCCTCAAGGAAAATTATCCTTTAAGGAGGCTTTGTCCAG ATGTCAAATGAACAACACACCGATTTGTCTTATGTATGGAAAAGAAGATCCATGGGTGAAACCTATTTGGGGCCTTCAGGTGAAGCAACAAGTGCCTGAAGCTCCATATTACGAGATCAGTCCAGCTGGTCACTGCCCTCACGATGAAGTTCCTGAG GTTGTGAATTACTTATTACGCGGGTGGATCAAAAACCTAGAGAGTCGGGGTTTAGTTGCATTGCCTTTGATTGATGTCCCAGAAGGTACGCAGAACAACATTGCCAGGGACTTGGAATTTGTGAGAGATGGATCGAAAAAGTCAGTAAACGTTCGGTTCTTTGCATCCAACTTCTCACTTTGGGACATGATCAGTTCTTATATCAGATCCCTCTTTCGGAAGTTATAG
- the LOC137749064 gene encoding structure-specific endonuclease subunit slx1 — MRRLSSTFPSVKFQNPNPPKLSSSSSLSLSIKSEASSSSPSKSKSKPKSWSVYLILSTNSPIKTYVGVTTDFSRRLKQHNGELKGGAKASSAGRPWICACLIHGFKGQSEACEFESKWKTLSRRLPRKRKKHDEEEQANDLSLPLLQHRQAALDRVKGILDCTHLEIDWKLDPL, encoded by the exons ATGCGACGGCTCTCGAGCACATTCCCTTCCGTCAAGTTCCAGAACCCTAACCCCCCAAAATTATCATCATCCTCCTCGCTCTCCCTGTCGATCAAATCAGAAGCATCCTCGAGCTCTCCGtccaaatcaaaatcaaaaccaaaatcttGGTCTGTGTATCTCATTCTTTCCACTAATTCCCCAATCAAAACCTACGTTGGCGTCACCACAGATTTCTCTCGCCG TTTGAAACAACATAATGGCGAGCTCAAAGGTGGTGCAAAAGCATCTAGTGCTGGAAGACCATGGATTTGTGCTTGCCTAATACATGGTTTTAAGGGCCAAAGTGAAG CTTGCGAGTTCGAATCAAAATGGAAAACTTTATCAAGGCGTTTGCCtcggaaaagaaagaaacacgACGAGGAGGAGCAAGCAAATGATTTGTCACTTCCATTGCTACAACACAGGCAAGCAGCTCTGGATAGAGTTAAAGGTATACTTGATTGCACCCACTTAGAAATTGACTGGAAACTGGACCCCTTGTGA
- the LOC137749046 gene encoding acyl-CoA--sterol O-acyltransferase 1-like, translating into MEGEFFNFIQVWSSVFACFFYSHSIGKFVPRGTTRLFCVLPVVFLFLYLPLNFSSMHLEGGTAFFISWLGSFKLLLFAFGKGPLASHPPISIGRFLAIGCLPIEFQENPPPKSPNPKFETYPSPSKSHPNGQMTQNPPPKSQNPKIETYPSPSKSNPNRQNGENPPQKSQNSKIETNPSPQNAQKLPLNQAIKGILFVILIGVLKYSEHFHQKLVLVLHCLSIYLNLENLLAIVTILTRSLSGLDLKPHFNDPNLSTSLQNFWGRRWNLVAHSILRSAVYEPTRGYSAGVIGRERAHLLAVFRSFLVSGLMHEHIYYCMGRVRPTWEVTWFFVLHGVCLPVEIVLEKALKGRCRLPKVISVPFTLGFMVVTSYWLFFPQFIRCKADVRMLQEYGEFAAFLKNVIPSFR; encoded by the coding sequence ATGGAGGGTGAATTCTTCAACTTCATTCAGGTATGGTCTTCAGTGTTTGCATGTTTCTTCTACAGCCATTCAATTGGGAAATTTGTCCCAAGGGGAACAACCAGACTTTTCTGTGTCCTCCCAgttgtcttcctcttcctttATCTTCCTCTCAACTTCTCCTCCATGCATCTTGAAGGTGGCACTGCCTTTTTCATTTCTTGGCTCGGCAGCTTCAAGCTCCTACTCTTTGCTTTTGGCAAAGGCCCCTTGGCTTCACATCCACCAATCTCTATTGGACGTTTCTTGGCCATCGGTTGCCTTCCAATTGAGTTCCAAGAAAACCCACCTCCAAAATCCCCAAATCCCAAATTTGAAACCTACCCATCTCCCTCAAAATCCCACCCAAATGGCCAAATGACACAAAACCCACCTCCAAAatctcaaaaccctaaaattgaaaCCTACCCATCTCCCTCAAAATCCAATCCAAATCGTCAAAACGGAGAAAACCCAcctcaaaaatcccaaaattctAAAATTGAAACCAACCCATCTCCCCAAAACGCCCAAAAATTGCCCCTAAATCAAGCAATAAAGGGCATACTTTTTGTCATTCTAATTGGTGTCCTTAAGTATAGTGAGCACTTCCACCAAAAGCTCGTATTGGTCCTTCATTGCTTGTCCATTTACCTTAATCTGGAAAACTTACTGGCCATTGTAACAATATTGACTCGATCTCTGTCGGGTTTGGACCTCAAGCCCCACTTCAACGACCCAAACTTATCCACGTCGCTTCAAAACTTCTGGGGCCGTAGATGGAACCTCGTGGCTCACAGCATCCTGCGCTCCGCCGTGTACGAACCCACCCGCGGTTACTCTGCAGGTGTCATTGGCCGCGAGCGGGCCCATCTGCTGGCTGTCTTCAGAAGCTTTCTAGTGTCGGGGCTCATGCACGAGCACATCTACTACTGCATGGGGCGGGTGAGGCCCACGTGGGAGGTCACGTGGTTCTTCGTCTTGCACGGAGTGTGCTTGCCGGTTGAGATCGTTTTGGAGAAGGCGTTGAAGGGCAGGTGCCGGTTGCCGAAGGTGATCTCCGTGCCGTTCACCCTTGGGTTTATGGTGGTGACCTCTTATTGGCTGTTCTTTCCGCAGTTTATTCGGTGCAAGGCTGACGTTAGAATGCTTCAAGAGTACGGTGAGTTTGCCGCGTTCTTGAAGAATGTCATTCCAAGTTTCCGATAA
- the LOC137748304 gene encoding serine/threonine-protein kinase-like protein At3g51990, which translates to MGYLSCRAESAISVANSQTSSSKTTATVTAEKPIKIQHFDYSDLVAATNGFSERKLLGKGSHGYVYKAMLRGRLVAIKRPSRAHNQTLRPNSCSGPETANEVDNEIEILSKIQSPRLVNLLGFSNDSKDRLLVVEFMSNGTLYDVLHSSTNRPPNWGRRIRLALQTAKAIDILHSSSPPVIHRDIKSANVLIDRSYNARLGDFGLALRYCLFDEYRLRSTPPAGTMGYLDPCYVTPDNLSTKTDVFSFGILLLEIISGRKAIDVGHSPPSIVDWAIPLIKRGKLITVYDPQIVPPKDPVVRKQLAVIAAKCVRSCRERRPTMKEVVVWLTGLSKLVPLHSWNGFNNPCTMVETMGRPVESRIVHLSSKLEGVGEENLEALEAKLTRKVLRNSQRVYSDLGFSSNLMELMAGTDGEPDFHGNADGDDRSSKSANQVSRFGSGRYIGRINKSTPGNGKQVPDLMQNHSFGKRSFTCSRRDDAMPHVSGSSRASAGIQLAAEI; encoded by the coding sequence ATGGGGTACCTTTCTTGCAGAGCTGAATCAGCCATCTCCGTCGCCAATTCCCAAACTTCATCGTCCAAAACCACCGCCACCGTCACCGCTGAAAAGCCCATCAAGATCCAACACTTCGACTACAGTGATCTTGTGGCCGCCACCAATGGCTTCTCCGAACGGAAGCTTTTGGGCAAAGGCAGCCATGGCTACGTCTACAAAGCTATGCTCCGCGGCCGTCTAGTTGCCATCAAAAGACCCTCCAGAGCTCACAACCAGACTCTCCGACCCAACTCGTGTTCTGGGCCGGAGACCGCCAACGAGGTCGACAACGAGATCGAGATCTTGTCCAAGATTCAGAGTCCGAGGCTGGTCAATCTTTTGGGGTTTTCGAATGATTCGAAAGACAGGCTTTTGGTGGTGGAGTTCATGAGCAACGGTACGCTGTACGATGTTTTACATTCGAGTACGAATCGGCCTCCGAATTGGGGTCGTAGGATTAGATTAGCTTTGCAAACAGCTAAGGCAATTGACATTTTACATTCATCGAGCCCGCCTGTAATTCATAGAGATATTAAGTCTGCAAATGTTTTGATTGATCGTAGTTACAATGCCCGGTTGGGGGATTTTGGATTGGCTCTGAGGTACTGCCTGTTCGACGAATATAGGCTCCGGTCGACCCCTCCGGCGGGGACGATGGGGTACTTGGACCCTTGCTATGTGACCCCTGACAATTTGAGTACTAAAACTGATGTTTTTAGTTTCGGGATTTTGTTGTTGGAGATTATAAGTGGTAGGAAGGCTATAGATGTTGGGCATTCTCCGCCTtcgattgtggattgggctatcCCGCTTATAAAGCGAGGGAAGCTGATAACGGTTTATGATCCGCAAATTGTACCTCCTAAAGACCCTGTTGTGAGGAAGCAATTAGCTGTCATTGCAGCCAAGTGTGTGAGGTCTTGTAGGGAGCGTAGGCCAACGATGAAGGAGGTTGTGGTTTGGCTTACCGGGTTGAGTAAACTGGTTCCCCTGCATTCGTGGAATGGTTTTAACAATCCGTGTACAATGGTAGAGACCATGGGGCGGCCAGTTGAGTCGAGGATTGTGCATTTGAGTTCGAAGCTAGAGGGTGTTGGAGAAGAGAATTTGGAAGCCTTGGAAGCTAAGTTGACTAGGAAAGTATTGAGGAATTCGCAGAGAGTTTATTCGGATTTGGGGTTTAGTAGCAATCTGATGGAGCTTATGGCAGGTACTGATGGGGAGCCTGACTTTCATGGTAATGCAGATGGAGATGATCGCAGTTCAAAATCAGCGAATCAGGTTTCTAGATTTGGTAGCGGACGATACATTGGCAGGATTAATAAATCAACTCCTGGTAACGGGAAACAAGTCCCTGATTTGATGCAAAATCATTCTTTTGGGAAAAGGTCGTTTACATGTTCAAGGAGAGATGATGCAATGCCTCATGTGAGCGGCAGTTCCCGTGCATCTGCTGGTATACAGCTTGCTGCAGaaatttga